From Bacillus horti, one genomic window encodes:
- a CDS encoding SpoIIIAH-like family protein, with amino-acid sequence MVLKRQTIWLLTMLSLMVVLSAYYLFNNDPVAMVDEDEIELDMSLESLGDIASDADFEFIQSEDPLDFIIAMQYEKEVNRAMLKTEYDDVIKSNASVESIAEAMTNKETLEDVAEAEYIIENTLRAEGYEEAVVVADSDYVDVVVRSDSLEPKQVLQIIDIVAEELKVARNKVQVSFK; translated from the coding sequence ATGGTATTAAAAAGACAGACAATTTGGCTATTGACAATGCTCAGCTTGATGGTGGTGCTTTCTGCCTATTATTTATTCAACAATGATCCAGTGGCAATGGTTGACGAGGATGAGATAGAGCTGGATATGAGTTTAGAGTCTTTAGGGGACATAGCAAGTGATGCTGATTTTGAGTTTATCCAATCTGAGGATCCACTGGATTTCATTATTGCCATGCAGTATGAAAAAGAAGTAAATAGGGCTATGCTAAAAACAGAATATGATGATGTGATTAAGTCTAATGCGTCTGTTGAAAGTATTGCAGAAGCGATGACAAATAAAGAAACCCTAGAGGATGTCGCTGAGGCAGAATATATCATTGAGAATACGCTTAGAGCAGAAGGCTATGAAGAGGCTGTTGTTGTGGCTGATAGCGATTATGTTGATGTTGTTGTACGCAGTGATTCTTTGGAGCCTAAGCAGGTGCTTCAAATCATAGATATTGTGGCAGAAGAGCTTAAGGTAGCACGAAATAAGGTTCAGGTTTCCTTCAAATAA
- the spoIIIAG gene encoding stage III sporulation protein AG, producing MFQKLWQFLKHMFFEKEKTEAIPSEGTPTKGKLGLIHWILLFACIGLAAMILHNYFSIQSEVLTPMSPPPDTQAELDAPAEAAFGSSESSPETMQEYEEFYEQRLIDILSSIAGVGEVSIFVNLDSTEEVIFDKNIRTQATTTNEQDREGGSRNNQDQLRDEQTVTIRGDQGEAPIVIMRKKPEVRGVVVVATGADNIQVKTWIAEAIQRVLDVPLHKISVLPKKS from the coding sequence ATGTTCCAAAAGCTGTGGCAATTTTTGAAGCACATGTTTTTTGAAAAAGAAAAAACCGAGGCTATACCAAGTGAAGGTACACCAACAAAAGGAAAGTTAGGATTGATTCACTGGATACTCTTATTCGCTTGCATTGGCCTAGCCGCGATGATTCTGCACAATTACTTTAGTATCCAGAGTGAAGTCCTAACTCCAATGTCACCACCTCCTGATACCCAAGCAGAGCTCGACGCACCTGCAGAAGCAGCATTTGGTTCCTCCGAAAGCTCTCCAGAAACGATGCAGGAATATGAGGAGTTTTATGAGCAAAGGTTGATTGACATCTTAAGCAGCATCGCAGGTGTTGGAGAAGTATCGATATTTGTGAACCTCGATTCCACAGAAGAGGTTATCTTTGACAAAAATATCCGAACACAAGCAACAACAACAAATGAACAGGACAGAGAAGGGGGGAGTCGCAATAATCAGGATCAGCTGAGGGATGAACAGACAGTCACAATACGAGGAGATCAGGGGGAAGCTCCTATCGTCATTATGAGGAAAAAACCAGAGGTTAGAGGAGTCGTGGTTGTGGCTACCGGGGCAGACAACATTCAGGTGAAGACTTGGATAGCTGAAGCTATTCAAAGGGTGTTAGATGTACCTCTGCATAAAATCTCGGTATTACCTAAAAAAAGCTAG